Proteins found in one Methylobacterium sp. CB376 genomic segment:
- a CDS encoding tetratricopeptide repeat protein → MLLLAGLAGSLAGPAAAGDRESCNRSMADPNAGIPACTRLLDQERNPEVVPGLYNNRGVAKVQAGDQRGAVEDFTRALDRKPGFLDALRNRGIAWQMLGDYDRAVADLTQALRLDPRSAATLNARGAALLSKEEYDRAITDFTAAIAREPGFFRAFANRGLAHLAKRQLDRALDDFNALIRLQPNEPIGYENRAALLIDRGEFDGAIADYNTAIRLRPRNWQAYSQRGEAWRLKGEVQRALADHDRAVELGRTPEAYTNRALVLKQTGQLDRALADCDEALLHNPRFALALANRGEILRLRGEVGRAIDDLTRAIALNPKSPVALTFRGDAYRQAGQPDRAIADYDEALRAVPDFVAAFAGRGLAREQRGEASLARADFERAMGLSPDRDAALARPAQALAHERIAALASLQAERARGATRAAESRIAEESAKRASATQAAEDARDARLRAEAEAQARSEAESRARAEFEARAKAEARAEALARIRSADQDRKTALAEAAQARAAAAEAVQAATRARIAAEEEVRRKAEREAAARADLLAQIAASNTALAGARAEAERARLAEEAARRSADAAENRARAAEAEARKVLQKLKSKLAEAPPPPAPADPGRRVALVVGNAAYRDFSPLINPRRDSQAVAEAFRRLGFQTVMAHSDLDRAGFIKALRAFEDEVETADWAVIYYAGHGLEVGGMNYVIPVDASLKADRDVQDEAVTVERILTATERARKLRLIVLDACRDNPFISRMRRQVATRAIGRGLAKIEPEGGTLVAFAARDGQVAQDGTGSNSPFAASFVKNVMEPGLEINMLFRRVRDEVYAATNRAQEPFTYGSLPGEAFYFRPR, encoded by the coding sequence GTGCTGCTCCTCGCGGGGCTGGCCGGGAGCCTCGCCGGCCCCGCGGCCGCGGGGGACCGGGAGAGCTGCAACCGGTCGATGGCGGACCCGAATGCCGGCATCCCGGCCTGCACCCGGCTGCTGGACCAGGAGCGCAATCCGGAGGTCGTTCCGGGGCTCTACAACAACCGCGGCGTCGCGAAGGTGCAGGCGGGCGACCAGCGCGGCGCGGTGGAGGACTTCACCCGCGCCCTCGACCGCAAGCCCGGCTTCCTCGACGCCCTGCGCAACCGCGGCATCGCGTGGCAGATGCTGGGGGATTACGACCGGGCGGTCGCGGACCTCACCCAGGCGCTGCGGCTCGACCCGCGCTCGGCCGCGACGCTCAACGCCCGCGGCGCCGCCCTCCTCAGCAAGGAGGAGTACGACCGCGCCATCACCGACTTCACGGCCGCCATCGCCCGCGAGCCCGGCTTCTTCCGTGCCTTCGCCAATCGCGGCCTCGCGCACCTCGCCAAGCGCCAGCTCGACCGGGCCCTCGACGACTTCAACGCCCTGATCAGGCTGCAGCCCAACGAGCCGATCGGGTACGAGAACCGCGCCGCCCTGCTGATCGACCGGGGCGAGTTCGACGGGGCGATCGCCGATTACAACACGGCGATCCGCCTGCGCCCGCGCAACTGGCAGGCCTATAGCCAGCGGGGCGAGGCGTGGCGGCTCAAGGGCGAGGTGCAGCGGGCGCTGGCGGACCACGACCGGGCGGTGGAGCTCGGCCGGACCCCGGAGGCCTACACCAACCGCGCGCTGGTGCTCAAACAGACGGGGCAGCTCGACAGGGCGCTGGCCGATTGCGACGAGGCGCTGCTGCACAATCCGCGCTTCGCGCTGGCGCTGGCCAACCGGGGCGAGATCCTGCGCCTGCGCGGCGAGGTCGGCCGGGCGATCGACGACCTGACCCGGGCGATCGCCCTCAACCCGAAATCGCCCGTCGCCCTGACCTTCCGCGGCGACGCCTACCGGCAGGCGGGCCAGCCCGACCGGGCCATCGCCGATTACGACGAGGCGCTGCGGGCCGTGCCGGACTTCGTGGCGGCCTTTGCGGGGCGCGGCCTCGCCCGCGAGCAGCGCGGCGAGGCCTCCCTCGCCCGCGCGGATTTCGAGCGGGCGATGGGCCTCTCGCCGGACCGCGACGCCGCCCTGGCGCGGCCCGCCCAGGCGCTGGCCCACGAGCGCATCGCCGCGCTGGCGAGCCTCCAGGCCGAGCGGGCGCGCGGCGCCACGCGGGCCGCCGAGTCGCGGATCGCCGAGGAATCGGCCAAGCGCGCCTCCGCCACGCAGGCGGCCGAGGATGCCCGCGACGCCCGCCTGCGCGCGGAGGCCGAGGCGCAGGCCCGCAGCGAGGCGGAGAGCCGGGCCCGGGCCGAGTTCGAGGCCAGGGCGAAGGCCGAGGCGCGGGCCGAGGCCCTGGCCCGGATCCGGTCGGCCGACCAGGACCGCAAGACGGCGCTCGCCGAGGCGGCGCAGGCCCGGGCCGCCGCCGCCGAGGCGGTGCAGGCCGCCACGCGGGCGCGCATCGCCGCCGAGGAGGAGGTGAGGCGCAAGGCCGAGCGCGAGGCCGCGGCCCGGGCCGACCTGCTGGCGCAGATCGCGGCCTCGAACACCGCGCTCGCCGGCGCCCGCGCGGAGGCCGAGCGCGCCCGGCTCGCCGAGGAGGCCGCCCGCCGCAGCGCCGACGCCGCCGAGAACCGCGCCCGCGCGGCCGAGGCGGAGGCCCGCAAGGTGCTCCAGAAGCTCAAGAGCAAGCTGGCCGAGGCGCCGCCGCCGCCCGCTCCCGCGGATCCGGGCCGGCGGGTGGCGCTGGTGGTCGGCAACGCCGCCTACCGGGATTTCTCGCCCCTCATCAACCCGCGGCGGGATTCCCAGGCGGTCGCCGAGGCGTTCCGGCGCCTCGGCTTCCAGACCGTGATGGCCCACAGCGACCTCGACCGGGCCGGCTTCATCAAGGCCCTGCGCGCCTTCGAGGACGAGGTGGAGACCGCCGACTGGGCGGTGATCTACTACGCCGGCCACGGGCTCGAGGTCGGGGGCATGAACTACGTCATCCCGGTCGACGCCTCCCTCAAGGCCGACCGCGACGTGCAGGACGAGGCCGTGACGGTGGAGCGCATCCTCACCGCCACCGAGCGGGCGCGCAAATTGCGGCTGATCGTGCTCGATGCCTGCCGGGACAACCCCTTCATCTCGCGGATGCGCCGCCAAGTGGCGACGCGCGCGATCGGGCGGGGTCTCGCCAAGATCGAGCCGGAGGGCGGCACCCTGGTCGCCTTCGCGGCCCGCGACGGGCAGGTGGCGCAGGACGGCACCGGCAGCAACAGCCCCTTCGCGGCCTCGTTCGTCAAGAACGTCATGGAGCCGGGGCTGGAGATCAACATGCTGTTCCGCCGCGTGCGCGACGAGGTCTACGCCGCCACCAACCGCGCGCAGGAGCCCTTCACCTACGGGTCGCTCCCCGGCGAGGCCTTCTACTTCCGTCCGCGCTGA
- a CDS encoding autotransporter outer membrane beta-barrel domain-containing protein: MIRPAHPLVGSALLGATALLLVQAAPAQAQRAFCPTVVAGTAGTPDQAGFALDNGACTNGTIGAFSGAALGSQALSNLSQTSTQETSRATTDAIGARRNAEAQRDRSPAARQGSREPDSSQRAAERGQREGGRDRTTAERGERSPATRGRERDAARSPSSRRGAAAGPRARADGSAEPRARGPAAAEREEAAPSRRAERRPPPRRAGAPARAETDAQILERRGAPRRPAPEPRQEPVFAEPAPRPARVVKGYDAPLPVEAVPLPEGPRYAAWALGFGDYEERSGRGQNNINCCTNAAPGGFPTPLFISIESRTTSAGFVGGVDVTLRDVGRSGDGVILGLLTGYTSASVDITSRALSSNTGQVPNGAGSLRANLAGPSVGAFATYFDGPFSADLTVKADLYALDERFLDQLGFSANIIGGVLRPPSVVPFAGSASTGLTNTSVIANANYRIPVGVDIWLEPTVGLRYTASVYDRNALALGLDDGHLLRVQGGLRLGTDILFGPTTRLTTTLTGLAYSDVIVTGGFIPGAGFVAADILARSDEGKLRGQGILAADLDFGNGVSTFLQGEVRGGENLFGVGGKGGVRVRW; encoded by the coding sequence ATGATTCGGCCAGCTCATCCACTTGTCGGCTCCGCGCTGCTCGGCGCGACGGCGCTTCTGCTGGTGCAGGCGGCGCCCGCGCAGGCCCAGCGGGCCTTCTGCCCGACCGTGGTGGCGGGCACGGCCGGCACGCCGGACCAGGCCGGCTTCGCCCTCGACAACGGCGCCTGCACCAACGGCACGATCGGCGCCTTCTCGGGCGCGGCGCTCGGCAGCCAGGCGCTCAGCAACCTGTCGCAGACCTCGACCCAGGAGACCTCCCGGGCCACCACGGACGCGATCGGCGCCCGGCGCAACGCCGAGGCGCAGCGCGACCGCTCGCCCGCCGCCCGCCAGGGCAGCCGCGAGCCGGATTCGTCGCAGCGCGCCGCGGAGCGCGGCCAGCGCGAGGGCGGCCGCGACCGGACCACCGCGGAGCGCGGCGAGCGCTCGCCCGCGACGCGCGGGCGCGAGCGGGACGCGGCGCGCAGCCCATCCTCCCGCCGCGGCGCGGCGGCCGGCCCGCGCGCCCGGGCCGACGGGAGCGCCGAGCCTCGCGCGCGCGGGCCGGCCGCCGCCGAGCGCGAGGAGGCGGCGCCGTCCCGCCGCGCCGAGCGGCGGCCGCCGCCCCGCCGGGCCGGCGCGCCGGCGCGCGCGGAGACCGATGCGCAGATCCTGGAGCGGCGCGGGGCGCCCCGCCGGCCCGCGCCGGAGCCGCGGCAGGAGCCCGTCTTCGCCGAGCCGGCTCCCCGCCCCGCCCGGGTCGTGAAGGGCTACGACGCGCCCCTGCCGGTCGAGGCCGTGCCCCTGCCGGAGGGACCGCGCTACGCGGCCTGGGCCCTCGGCTTCGGCGATTACGAGGAGCGGTCCGGCCGGGGCCAGAACAACATCAATTGCTGCACCAATGCGGCGCCCGGCGGCTTCCCGACCCCGCTCTTCATCTCGATCGAGAGCCGCACCACCAGCGCGGGCTTCGTCGGCGGCGTCGACGTGACGCTGCGCGACGTCGGGCGCTCCGGCGACGGCGTCATCCTCGGCCTCCTCACCGGCTACACCTCGGCCTCGGTCGACATCACCAGCCGCGCCCTCTCCTCCAATACCGGGCAGGTGCCGAACGGCGCGGGCTCCCTGCGGGCGAACCTCGCCGGCCCCTCGGTCGGCGCCTTCGCGACCTACTTCGACGGCCCCTTCTCGGCCGACCTGACCGTCAAGGCCGACCTCTACGCCCTCGACGAGCGCTTCCTCGACCAGCTCGGCTTCTCGGCCAACATCATCGGCGGCGTGCTGCGCCCGCCGAGCGTGGTGCCCTTCGCGGGCAGCGCCTCCACGGGCCTGACCAACACCTCGGTGATCGCCAACGCCAATTACCGCATCCCGGTCGGCGTCGACATCTGGCTCGAGCCGACCGTGGGCCTGCGCTACACGGCCTCGGTCTACGACCGGAACGCCCTGGCGCTCGGCCTCGACGACGGCCACCTGCTGCGCGTGCAGGGCGGCCTGCGCCTCGGCACCGACATCCTGTTCGGGCCGACCACCCGGCTCACGACCACGCTCACCGGGCTCGCCTACTCGGACGTGATCGTCACCGGCGGGTTCATCCCGGGCGCGGGCTTCGTGGCCGCCGACATCCTGGCGCGCTCCGACGAGGGCAAGCTGCGCGGCCAGGGCATCCTCGCGGCCGATCTCGACTTCGGCAACGGCGTCTCGACCTTCCTGCAGGGCGAGGTGCGCGGCGGCGAGAACCTGTTCGGCGTCGGCGGCAAGGGCGGCGTCCGCGTCCGGTGGTGA
- a CDS encoding ABC transporter substrate-binding protein has protein sequence MKRANDRAQARAATSWWRAARLAAALLLGGAAGAAAADLDLFFPVPVDGALARTMTGLVKEFNEAHPGTRVTPVFTGSYDDTLLKTRAAIKAGKPPGAVIMSANFLTDLAIEREIAPFDDLIAAEGGTPDAFMDQFFPALKGNAVVERKVYGVPFHNSTPLLYYNVEQFREAGLDPDAPPRTWDALAAAARKLTRREGGRVTRWGIMMPSNYDYGGWILQALTLSNGGRWYNEEYGGEVYYDTPTVLGALSFWADLVHRAKVHPAGEIKGPAVTAAFLSGQAAMMIISTGSLTFIRDSAKFPFRVAFVPMNVRPAVPIGGASLVQPTGLDPETRKAGWTLIRWLTSPAISGRWSRATGYFAPNRAAYDLPEMRAFLAGNPDAKIAVDQLANAKPWFATYRTVPVRKAIEDELQAVLAGKRQPKEALAAAQTSADAILRPYVEDTALRLPGAE, from the coding sequence ATGAAGAGGGCAAATGATCGCGCGCAAGCGCGTGCCGCGACCTCCTGGTGGAGGGCCGCGCGCCTCGCGGCCGCACTCCTCCTCGGCGGCGCGGCCGGCGCGGCGGCGGCGGACCTCGACCTGTTCTTCCCGGTGCCGGTCGACGGGGCCCTGGCCAGGACCATGACGGGGCTGGTCAAGGAGTTCAACGAGGCCCATCCCGGCACCCGGGTGACGCCCGTCTTCACGGGCTCCTACGACGACACGCTGCTGAAGACCCGGGCGGCGATCAAGGCCGGCAAGCCGCCGGGCGCCGTCATCATGTCGGCGAACTTCCTCACCGACCTCGCCATCGAGCGCGAGATCGCGCCCTTCGACGACCTGATCGCGGCCGAGGGCGGGACCCCGGACGCCTTCATGGACCAGTTCTTCCCGGCGCTGAAGGGCAACGCCGTCGTCGAGCGCAAGGTCTACGGGGTGCCGTTCCACAACTCGACCCCCCTGCTCTACTACAATGTCGAGCAGTTCCGCGAGGCCGGCCTCGACCCCGACGCGCCGCCGCGGACCTGGGACGCGCTCGCCGCCGCCGCCCGCAAGCTCACGCGGCGCGAGGGCGGCCGGGTCACCCGCTGGGGGATCATGATGCCGTCCAACTACGATTACGGCGGCTGGATCCTGCAGGCGCTCACCCTGTCGAATGGCGGGCGCTGGTACAACGAGGAGTATGGCGGCGAGGTCTACTACGACACGCCGACGGTGCTGGGCGCCCTGAGCTTCTGGGCCGACCTCGTGCACAGGGCCAAGGTGCATCCGGCCGGCGAGATCAAGGGCCCGGCGGTCACGGCCGCGTTCCTGTCGGGCCAGGCCGCGATGATGATCATCTCGACCGGTTCCCTCACCTTCATCCGCGACAGCGCCAAGTTCCCGTTCCGGGTCGCCTTCGTGCCGATGAACGTGCGCCCGGCGGTGCCGATCGGCGGCGCCTCCCTGGTCCAGCCGACCGGCCTCGACCCCGAGACCCGCAAGGCCGGCTGGACCCTGATCCGATGGCTGACCTCGCCGGCGATCTCGGGCCGCTGGAGCCGGGCGACCGGCTACTTCGCGCCGAACCGGGCCGCCTACGACCTGCCCGAGATGCGGGCCTTCCTCGCCGGGAACCCGGACGCGAAGATCGCCGTCGACCAGCTCGCCAACGCCAAGCCCTGGTTTGCCACCTACCGCACGGTGCCGGTGCGCAAGGCGATCGAGGACGAGCTGCAGGCGGTGCTCGCCGGCAAGCGCCAGCCGAAGGAGGCCCTCGCCGCCGCCCAGACGAGCGCCGACGCGATCCTGCGCCCCTACGTCGAGGACACGGCGCTGCGGCTGCCGGGCGCGGAGTGA
- a CDS encoding phosphodiesterase — MLIAQITDLHLRPRGRPAYRVAETNMLVERAVDALASLQPRPDVVLVTGDLTDCGLPEEYALLRGLLGRLPLPVFVVPGNHDRREALRAALPAAWLPGAMEEFVQYVVDDWPVRLIGLDTLVAGASHGALCARRLAFLEEALAAGGDRPTLVFLHHPPFACGMEGMDRIRLLDGEPRLRALIEAHPNVERILCGHHHRPIQVRYAGTIAQVAPGVAHQVALDLNPGRESGLVLEPPAFQLHRYAPETGIVSHMVYVERYPGPFPFVLDPDYPGQA, encoded by the coding sequence ATGCTGATCGCCCAGATCACCGACCTGCACCTGCGCCCCCGCGGGCGCCCGGCCTACCGGGTGGCCGAGACCAACATGCTGGTCGAGCGCGCGGTCGACGCGCTCGCCAGCCTCCAGCCCCGCCCGGACGTGGTCCTGGTCACCGGCGACCTCACCGATTGCGGGCTGCCGGAGGAGTACGCGCTGCTGCGCGGCCTGCTCGGGCGGCTGCCGCTCCCGGTCTTCGTGGTGCCGGGCAACCACGACCGCCGCGAGGCGCTGCGCGCCGCGCTCCCGGCGGCCTGGCTGCCCGGCGCGATGGAGGAGTTCGTCCAGTACGTCGTGGACGACTGGCCGGTGCGTCTGATCGGCCTCGACACGCTGGTCGCGGGGGCGAGCCACGGGGCGCTCTGCGCGCGCCGCCTCGCCTTCCTGGAGGAGGCGCTGGCGGCGGGCGGCGACCGGCCGACGCTCGTGTTCCTGCACCACCCGCCCTTCGCGTGCGGGATGGAGGGCATGGACCGCATCCGCCTCCTCGACGGGGAGCCGCGCTTGCGCGCCCTGATCGAGGCGCATCCCAACGTCGAGCGGATCCTCTGCGGCCACCATCACCGGCCGATCCAGGTGCGCTACGCCGGGACCATCGCGCAGGTGGCGCCGGGCGTGGCGCATCAGGTCGCCCTCGACCTGAATCCGGGCCGGGAGAGCGGCCTCGTGCTGGAGCCGCCGGCCTTCCAGCTCCACCGCTACGCGCCCGAGACCGGGATCGTCTCCCACATGGTCTACGTGGAGCGCTATCCGGGGCCGTTCCCCTTCGTGCTGGACCCGGACTATCCGGGCCAGGCCTGA